The Paenibacillus sp. MBLB1832 genome has a window encoding:
- a CDS encoding sugar phosphate nucleotidyltransferase, with product MKGVVLAGGTGSRLRPLTQMINKHLLPVGEKPMIQYAIEKLGNAGIQDILVITGRQSAGLFVDYLGSGDRFGVQLTYKIQEQAGGIAQALGLAEDFIQRGQKFVVMLGDNLFEDSLLPMIEVYRTQETGAMVLLKEVEDPRRYGVATMSHGRLDVIVEKPEHPDSPYAVTGIYLYDSSVFDIIKGQSPSTRGEMEITDVNNVYAATHTLNHRILKGWWIDAGTHESLFQASVFVRKENG from the coding sequence GTGAAAGGTGTTGTACTTGCAGGAGGAACAGGAAGCCGGTTACGACCTTTAACGCAGATGATCAATAAGCATTTGCTTCCCGTTGGTGAAAAGCCGATGATTCAATATGCCATTGAGAAACTAGGAAATGCAGGTATTCAAGATATCCTTGTCATTACAGGGAGACAATCAGCGGGGCTATTCGTCGATTATTTGGGGAGCGGAGACCGATTCGGCGTTCAATTGACGTACAAGATCCAAGAGCAGGCAGGCGGTATCGCGCAAGCGTTAGGTTTAGCGGAGGATTTTATCCAGCGCGGTCAGAAATTCGTCGTCATGCTCGGAGATAACTTATTTGAAGATTCGCTTCTACCGATGATCGAAGTCTATCGGACACAAGAGACAGGAGCGATGGTCCTTCTGAAAGAGGTGGAGGACCCTCGCAGATATGGCGTAGCTACGATGAGTCATGGTCGCTTGGATGTCATTGTTGAGAAGCCGGAGCACCCTGACTCGCCCTATGCCGTAACGGGCATCTATCTCTATGATTCTTCAGTGTTTGACATTATTAAAGGGCAATCTCCTTCAACAAGAGGAGAAATGGAAATCACTGATGTGAATAATGTCTATGCCGCAACCCACACGTTGAATCATAGGATTCTCAAGGGTTGGTGGATCGACGCGGGTACACATGAATCGCTCTTCCAAGCT